Proteins from a genomic interval of Pseudomonas asplenii:
- the secD gene encoding protein translocase subunit SecD, giving the protein MLNKYPLWKYVLIVVVLAIGFIYSAPNLYPDDPAIQVSGASTALQVNQADLDRASKALTDAGITVKAATLAANGKDGLLRLSKQEDQLPAKDVVRKVLGDDYVVALNLAQTTPQWLRNIGAHPMKLGLDLSGGVHFLLEVDMDKAVDARLKVYEGDVKSLLRKERVRYRSLPQLNGAIQLGFTDNDTREQARALIRKGFNDFDIVPADLNGQPVLRLAMTPAKLAEIREYSIKQNLTTVRNRVNELGVAEPLVQRQGANRIVVELPGVQDTAEAKRILGKTASLEFRLAAEPGASKATSEEFEFREGKRPPALIERSLIITGDQVTDAKAGFGEHGTPEVNIHLDSHGGELMSRATRTNVGRQMAVIFIEQRPVTTYAKQMVNGVEKEVAVQSFKEDKKIISLATIQSPLGSQFRITGLNGQGESSELALLLRAGGLAAPMYFAEERTIGPSLGADNITKGIDASLWGMLFVSLFIIAIYRFFGIIATVALALNMVVLLALMSLLGATLTLPGIAGIVLTMGMAVDANVLIFSRIREEIAAGMTVQRAINEGFNRAYTAIVDANLTSLLVGGILFAMGTGPVKGFAVTMSLGIFTSMFTAIMVTRAMVNLIFGGRDFKKLWI; this is encoded by the coding sequence ATGCTGAACAAATACCCTCTGTGGAAATACGTACTGATCGTGGTGGTGCTGGCGATCGGTTTTATTTATTCCGCTCCCAATCTCTACCCTGACGATCCGGCTATCCAGGTCAGTGGTGCCAGCACGGCGCTGCAGGTCAACCAGGCCGATCTGGACCGGGCGAGCAAGGCGCTCACCGATGCCGGTATCACGGTCAAGGCTGCTACCCTGGCTGCCAACGGCAAGGACGGCCTGCTGCGTCTGAGCAAGCAGGAAGACCAATTGCCAGCCAAGGATGTCGTGCGCAAGGTGCTCGGCGACGATTACGTGGTTGCCCTCAACCTGGCACAGACCACCCCGCAGTGGCTGCGCAATATCGGCGCGCATCCGATGAAGCTGGGTCTGGACTTGTCCGGTGGTGTGCACTTCCTGCTGGAAGTGGACATGGACAAGGCTGTCGACGCCCGCCTGAAAGTCTACGAAGGCGACGTCAAGAGCCTGCTGCGCAAGGAGCGTGTGCGTTATCGCAGCCTGCCGCAGCTCAATGGTGCCATTCAGCTGGGCTTCACTGACAACGATACCCGCGAGCAGGCCCGTGCCCTGATTCGCAAGGGTTTCAATGATTTCGACATTGTTCCGGCCGACCTGAATGGCCAACCGGTACTGCGTCTGGCGATGACCCCGGCCAAGCTGGCGGAAATCCGTGAATACTCGATCAAGCAGAACTTGACCACGGTGCGTAACCGCGTCAACGAGCTGGGTGTGGCCGAGCCGCTGGTACAACGCCAGGGTGCCAACCGCATCGTGGTCGAGCTGCCGGGCGTACAGGACACTGCAGAAGCCAAGCGGATCCTCGGCAAGACCGCCAGCCTCGAGTTCCGCCTGGCCGCTGAGCCGGGTGCGTCGAAGGCGACCTCCGAAGAGTTCGAATTCCGCGAGGGCAAGCGTCCGCCTGCGCTGATCGAGCGTAGCCTGATCATCACCGGTGACCAGGTGACCGATGCCAAGGCCGGTTTCGGCGAGCACGGCACTCCGGAAGTGAACATTCATCTGGACAGCCATGGTGGCGAGCTGATGAGTCGTGCCACGCGCACCAACGTCGGCCGTCAGATGGCGGTGATCTTCATCGAGCAACGTCCGGTGACGACCTACGCCAAGCAGATGGTCAACGGCGTCGAGAAAGAAGTGGCGGTGCAGAGCTTCAAGGAAGACAAGAAGATCATCAGCCTGGCGACCATTCAGTCACCGCTGGGCTCGCAGTTCCGTATCACCGGTCTGAACGGCCAGGGTGAGTCGTCCGAACTGGCTCTGCTGCTGCGTGCCGGTGGTCTGGCTGCGCCGATGTACTTCGCGGAAGAACGTACCATTGGCCCGAGCCTGGGTGCCGACAACATCACCAAGGGTATTGATGCGTCGCTGTGGGGCATGCTGTTCGTGTCGCTGTTCATCATCGCCATCTACCGCTTCTTCGGCATCATCGCTACTGTGGCCCTGGCCTTGAACATGGTCGTGCTGCTGGCGCTGATGTCGCTGCTGGGGGCAACGCTGACGCTGCCGGGTATTGCCGGTATCGTGTTGACGATGGGTATGGCGGTGGACGCCAACGTGCTGATCTTCTCGCGGATCCGCGAAGAGATTGCCGCGGGCATGACCGTGCAGCGGGCGATCAACGAAGGCTTCAACCGGGCCTACACCGCGATCGTCGACGCCAACCTGACCAGCTTGCTGGTGGGCGGGATCCTCTTCGCCATGGGTACCGGTCCGGTCAAGGGCTTCGCGGTCACCATGTCCCTCGGGATCTTTACCTCGATGTTCACGGCCATCATGGTGACCCGCGCGATGGTCAACCTGATCTTCGGCGGTCGTGACTTCAAGAAGTTGTGGATTTAA
- the hscB gene encoding co-chaperone HscB, producing MGTPCHFALFELQPGFTLDLDQLAARYRELARAVHPDRFADASEREQRLALERSASLNEAYQTLKSPPKRARYLLAMNGRELPVEVTVHDPEFLMQQMQWREELEDLQDDADLPGIAAFKRRLKTAQDELNDSFAACWNDAAQREQAERLMRRMQFLDKLTYEVRQLEERLDD from the coding sequence GTGGGTACTCCTTGTCATTTCGCTTTGTTCGAGTTGCAACCTGGCTTCACGCTGGACCTCGATCAGTTGGCCGCGCGCTATCGTGAGTTGGCGCGCGCCGTTCATCCGGACCGTTTCGCCGATGCTTCCGAACGTGAGCAGCGCCTGGCGCTCGAGCGTTCCGCCAGCCTCAACGAGGCCTACCAGACTCTCAAGAGCCCACCCAAGCGTGCGCGCTACCTGTTGGCGATGAATGGGCGCGAGCTGCCGGTGGAAGTCACCGTGCACGATCCCGAGTTCCTCATGCAGCAGATGCAGTGGCGTGAAGAGCTTGAGGATCTGCAGGACGATGCCGATCTGCCGGGCATCGCCGCCTTCAAGCGGCGCCTGAAGACCGCCCAGGATGAGTTGAACGACAGCTTCGCGGCTTGCTGGAACGATGCGGCGCAACGCGAACAGGCCGAACGCCTGATGCGGCGTATGCAGTTCCTCGACAAGCTCACCTACGAAGTGCGCCAGTTGGAAGAGCGCCTCGACGATTAA
- the iscR gene encoding Fe-S cluster assembly transcriptional regulator IscR codes for MRLTTKGRYAVTAMLDLALHAQHGPVSLADISERQGISLSYLEQLFAKLRRSNLVSSVRGPGGGYQLSRDMQGIQVAQVIDAVNESVDATKCQGLGDCHSGDTCLTHHLWCDLSLQIHEFLSGISLADLVTRREVQEVALRQDQRRCNGKAPRLDKIETSAVE; via the coding sequence ATGCGACTGACTACAAAAGGCCGATACGCCGTGACCGCCATGCTTGACCTGGCATTGCACGCGCAACACGGGCCGGTGTCCCTGGCCGATATCTCCGAGCGCCAAGGCATCTCCCTGTCCTACCTCGAACAGCTGTTCGCCAAGCTGCGCCGCAGCAATCTGGTTTCCAGCGTCCGTGGTCCCGGTGGCGGCTATCAGCTGTCGCGTGACATGCAGGGGATTCAGGTCGCTCAAGTGATCGATGCGGTGAATGAATCGGTCGATGCCACCAAATGCCAGGGACTGGGTGATTGCCATTCCGGTGACACCTGCCTGACCCACCACCTGTGGTGCGACCTCAGCCTGCAGATCCACGAATTTCTCAGTGGTATCAGTCTGGCGGACCTTGTCACTCGCCGTGAAGTGCAAGAGGTTGCCCTGCGTCAGGATCAGCGCCGCTGTAATGGCAAGGCGCCGCGCCTGGATAAGATCGAAACGTCCGCCGTCGAATGA
- the secF gene encoding protein translocase subunit SecF — MLRTINFMGVRNIAFGVTVLLTVLALFSWFHKGLNYGLDFTGGTLIELTYERPADVTKVRAQLGDAGYHEAIVQSFGATTDLLVRMPGEDPQLGHQVAEALQKVGGDNPAQVKRVEFVGPQVGEELRDQGGLGMLLALGGVLVYLAFRFQWKFAVGAIVSLVHDVVVTVGILSFFQITFDLTVLAAVLAIIGYSLNDTIVVFDRVRENFRVLRKASLIENINISTTQTLLRTIATSISTLLAIAALLFFGGDNLHGFSVALFVGVMAGTYSSIYIANVVLIWLNLNSEDLIPPASTQKEIDDRP, encoded by the coding sequence ATGTTACGTACAATCAACTTCATGGGCGTTCGCAACATTGCGTTCGGCGTCACTGTGCTCCTCACCGTTCTGGCGTTGTTCAGCTGGTTCCACAAGGGCTTGAACTACGGTCTGGACTTTACCGGCGGTACGCTGATCGAGCTGACCTACGAGCGTCCGGCTGATGTGACCAAGGTCCGTGCGCAACTGGGCGATGCCGGTTATCATGAGGCGATCGTGCAGAGCTTCGGGGCGACCACCGACTTGCTGGTGCGCATGCCTGGCGAAGACCCGCAACTGGGTCACCAGGTAGCGGAAGCGCTGCAGAAGGTCGGTGGCGATAACCCGGCGCAGGTCAAGCGCGTCGAGTTCGTCGGCCCGCAAGTGGGTGAGGAACTGCGCGACCAGGGCGGCCTTGGCATGCTCCTGGCGCTGGGCGGTGTTCTGGTCTACCTGGCTTTCCGCTTCCAGTGGAAATTCGCAGTCGGCGCCATTGTTTCGCTGGTGCACGACGTGGTGGTGACCGTGGGTATCCTGTCGTTCTTCCAGATCACCTTCGACCTGACAGTGTTGGCGGCGGTGCTGGCGATCATCGGCTACTCGCTCAACGACACCATCGTCGTATTCGACCGGGTTCGCGAGAACTTCCGGGTACTGCGCAAGGCCAGTCTGATCGAGAACATCAACATCTCGACCACCCAGACCCTGCTGCGGACCATCGCGACTTCGATCTCCACCCTGCTGGCGATCGCGGCTCTGCTGTTCTTCGGTGGCGACAACCTGCACGGCTTCTCCGTGGCGCTGTTCGTGGGTGTGATGGCGGGTACCTACTCGTCGATCTACATCGCCAACGTGGTGCTGATCTGGCTGAACCTGAACAGTGAGGACCTGATTCCTCCGGCCAGCACCCAGAAGGAAATCGACGACCGTCCTTGA
- the suhB gene encoding type III secretion system regulator SuhB, whose amino-acid sequence MQPMLNIALRAARAASELIFRSIERLDTIKVDEKDAKDYVSEVDRAAEQKIIDALRKAYPTHAIRGEETGFHAGSGEGEEYLWIIDPLDGTTNFLRGIPHFAVSIACKYRGRLEHAVVLDPVRQEEFTASRGRGAQLNGRRLRVSPRTSLDGALLGTGFPFRDDQMDNLDNYLGMFRALVGQTAGIRRAGSASLDLAYVAAGRFDAFWESGLSEWDMAAGALLIQEAGGLVSDFTGGHDFLEKGHIVAGNTKCFKAVLTAIQPHLPASLKR is encoded by the coding sequence ATGCAGCCCATGCTGAATATCGCGCTGCGCGCCGCCCGCGCCGCCAGTGAATTGATTTTCCGCTCCATCGAGCGCCTGGATACCATCAAGGTCGACGAAAAAGACGCCAAGGACTATGTGTCCGAGGTCGATCGTGCCGCCGAACAGAAAATCATCGACGCGCTGCGCAAAGCGTATCCGACCCACGCCATCCGCGGCGAAGAAACCGGCTTCCACGCTGGCAGCGGCGAAGGCGAAGAATACCTGTGGATCATCGACCCACTCGATGGCACCACCAACTTCCTGCGTGGCATTCCACACTTTGCGGTCAGCATCGCCTGCAAATATCGTGGCCGCCTGGAGCACGCCGTGGTCCTCGACCCGGTTCGCCAGGAAGAATTCACCGCCAGCCGTGGCCGTGGCGCCCAACTGAACGGTCGCCGCCTGCGTGTCAGCCCGCGCACCAGCCTCGACGGCGCCCTGCTCGGCACCGGCTTCCCGTTCCGTGACGACCAGATGGACAACCTGGACAACTACCTGGGCATGTTCCGCGCCCTGGTCGGCCAGACCGCCGGCATCCGCCGCGCCGGTTCCGCCTCCCTGGACCTGGCCTACGTGGCTGCCGGTCGTTTCGATGCCTTCTGGGAATCGGGCCTGTCCGAATGGGACATGGCTGCAGGCGCCCTGCTGATTCAGGAAGCCGGCGGCCTGGTGAGCGACTTCACCGGCGGTCATGACTTCCTCGAGAAAGGCCACATCGTCGCCGGTAACACCAAGTGCTTCAAAGCCGTACTGACGGCGATCCAGCCGCACCTGCCGGCCTCGCTGAAGCGCTAA
- the cysE gene encoding serine O-acetyltransferase: MFERLREDIQSVFHRDPAARNAFEVLTCYPGMHAIWLHRLSHWLWARNWKLLARVVSNFGRWLTGIEIHPGAKVGRRFFIDHGMGIVIGETAEIGNDVTIYQGVTLGGTSWNKGKRHPTLEDGVVVGAGAKVLGPFIVGAGAKVGSNAVVTKAVPPGATVVGIPGRIIMKADDEQEAKRKAMAEKLGFDAYGVSGDMPDPVARAIGQMLDHLQAVDGRLEGMCGALKDLGSNYCAKDLPELRCEGFAEVKPEDEVKAG, from the coding sequence ATGTTCGAGCGTTTGCGTGAAGATATCCAGAGTGTATTCCATCGTGACCCGGCGGCGCGCAATGCCTTTGAAGTGCTGACCTGCTACCCCGGCATGCATGCCATCTGGCTGCATCGCCTGAGTCATTGGCTGTGGGCGCGCAACTGGAAGCTGCTGGCGCGGGTGGTGTCGAACTTCGGTCGCTGGCTGACCGGTATCGAGATTCATCCGGGGGCCAAGGTCGGGCGGCGGTTCTTTATCGACCATGGCATGGGGATCGTGATCGGCGAGACGGCCGAGATCGGCAATGACGTGACGATCTATCAGGGCGTGACCTTGGGGGGTACCAGCTGGAACAAGGGCAAGCGTCATCCGACCCTGGAAGATGGTGTGGTCGTTGGTGCGGGTGCCAAGGTATTGGGGCCGTTCATCGTGGGTGCCGGCGCGAAGGTCGGTTCCAATGCGGTGGTGACCAAGGCCGTGCCGCCGGGAGCGACGGTGGTCGGTATTCCCGGGCGGATCATCATGAAGGCCGATGATGAGCAGGAGGCCAAGCGCAAGGCGATGGCCGAGAAGCTCGGTTTCGATGCCTATGGGGTTAGTGGCGACATGCCGGACCCGGTGGCGCGGGCTATCGGGCAGATGCTCGATCACCTGCAGGCAGTCGATGGGCGTCTGGAGGGGATGTGCGGCGCGCTGAAGGACCTGGGGAGTAACTACTGCGCCAAGGATCTGCCGGAGTTGCGCTGCGAAGGGTTTGCCGAAGTGAAGCCCGAGGATGAGGTCAAGGCTGGCTGA
- a CDS encoding IscS subfamily cysteine desulfurase: MKLPIYLDYSATTPVDPRVAQKMSECLLVDGNFGNPASRSHVFGWKAEESVENARRQVADLVNADPREIVWTSGATESDNLAIKGVAHFYHTKGKHLITSKIEHKAVLDTTRQLEREGFEVTYIEPGEDGLITPAMIEAALREDTILVSVMHVNNEIGTVNDIAAIGELTRSRGVLFHVDAAQSTGKVEIDLQKLKVDLMSFSAHKTYGPKGIGALYVSRKPRVRLEATMHGGGHERGMRSGTLATHQIVGMGEAFRVAKEDMAAENVRIKALSDRFFKQVEHLEELYVNGSMTARVPHNLNLSFNYVEGESLIMALKDLAVSSGSACTSASLEPSYVLRALGRNDELAHSSIRFTFGRFTTEEEIDYAAQKVCEAVTKLRALSPLWDMFKDGVDISKIEWAAH, encoded by the coding sequence ATGAAATTGCCGATTTACCTTGATTACTCAGCGACCACCCCGGTTGATCCGCGTGTCGCGCAAAAAATGAGTGAATGCCTGCTGGTCGACGGAAACTTCGGTAACCCGGCCTCGCGTTCCCACGTGTTCGGCTGGAAAGCCGAGGAGTCGGTGGAAAACGCTCGCCGTCAGGTTGCTGACCTGGTCAACGCCGACCCGCGTGAAATCGTCTGGACTTCCGGTGCTACCGAGTCCGACAACCTGGCGATCAAGGGTGTCGCGCATTTCTACCACACCAAGGGCAAGCACCTGATCACCAGCAAGATCGAGCACAAGGCGGTCCTCGACACCACGCGCCAACTGGAGCGTGAAGGTTTCGAAGTCACCTACATCGAGCCCGGTGAAGATGGCCTGATCACTCCGGCCATGATCGAAGCCGCGCTGCGTGAAGACACCATCCTGGTGTCGGTGATGCACGTGAACAACGAAATCGGCACCGTCAACGACATCGCCGCGATTGGCGAGCTGACCCGCTCGCGTGGCGTGCTGTTCCACGTTGACGCCGCCCAGTCGACCGGCAAGGTCGAGATCGACCTGCAGAAGCTCAAGGTCGACCTGATGTCCTTCTCGGCCCACAAGACCTACGGCCCGAAAGGCATTGGCGCGCTGTACGTCAGCCGCAAGCCGCGTGTACGTCTGGAAGCGACCATGCACGGTGGCGGCCATGAGCGTGGCATGCGCTCCGGCACCCTGGCGACTCACCAGATCGTCGGCATGGGCGAAGCGTTCCGCGTGGCCAAGGAAGACATGGCTGCCGAAAACGTGCGCATCAAGGCGTTGAGCGATCGTTTCTTCAAGCAGGTCGAGCACCTCGAAGAACTCTACGTCAACGGCAGCATGACCGCCCGCGTCCCGCACAACCTGAACCTGAGCTTCAACTACGTCGAAGGCGAGTCGCTGATCATGGCGCTCAAGGACCTGGCGGTTTCCTCCGGTTCGGCCTGCACCTCGGCGTCGCTGGAACCTTCGTATGTACTGCGTGCCCTGGGCCGTAACGACGAGCTGGCACACAGCTCGATCCGCTTCACCTTCGGTCGGTTCACCACCGAGGAAGAAATCGATTACGCCGCGCAGAAAGTCTGCGAGGCCGTGACCAAGTTGCGCGCCCTGTCGCCGCTCTGGGACATGTTCAAGGATGGCGTCGATATCTCGAAGATCGAGTGGGCGGCACACTAA
- the hscA gene encoding Fe-S protein assembly chaperone HscA: protein MALLQIAEPGQSPQPHQRRLAVGIDLGTTNSLVAALRSGLSEPLADADGQVILPSAVRYHADRVEVGLSARQAASSDPLNTVLSVKRLMGRGLSDVKQLGEQLPYRFVGGESHMPFIDTVQGPKSPVEVSADILRVLRQRAESTLGGELVGAVITVPAYFDDAQRQATKDAARLAGLNVLRLLNEPTAAAVAYGLDQHAEGVVAIYDLGGGTFDISILRLTGGVFEVLATGGDSALGGDDFDHAIAGWIIEQAGLSVDLDPGAQRSLLQAACAAKEALTDAVAVDVAYGDWHAQLTREAFADLIEPMIARSLKACRRAVRDSNVELDEVQAVVMVGGSTRVPRVREAVAEMFGRQPLTEIDPDQVVAIGAAIQADTLAGNKRDGGELLLLDVIPLSLGLETMGGLMEKVIPRNTTIPVARAQEFTTYKDGQSAMAIHVLQGERELISDCRSLARFELRGIPAMVAGAAKIRVTFQVDADGLLSVSARELGSGVEASIQVKPSYGLTDGEIARMLKDSFQYAGDDKVARVLREQQVDAQRLIEAVQGALEADGERLLDADERLVIELQVQELSELITGTDGYAIEQQTKRLSQVTDAFAARRLDSTVKAALAGRNLNEIEE from the coding sequence ATGGCCCTACTGCAGATCGCCGAACCAGGCCAAAGCCCACAGCCGCACCAGCGTCGTCTGGCGGTGGGGATTGACCTGGGCACTACCAATTCGCTGGTCGCTGCATTGCGCAGTGGTCTTTCCGAGCCCCTGGCCGATGCCGATGGGCAGGTGATCCTGCCGTCCGCAGTGCGTTATCACGCCGATCGCGTCGAGGTTGGCCTGTCGGCCCGGCAGGCGGCCTCCAGTGATCCGCTCAATACCGTGTTGTCGGTCAAGCGCCTGATGGGCCGCGGCCTGTCGGACGTCAAGCAGTTGGGCGAGCAACTGCCTTACCGCTTTGTCGGCGGTGAGTCGCACATGCCGTTCATCGACACCGTGCAGGGGCCGAAAAGCCCGGTCGAAGTCTCCGCCGACATTCTGCGGGTGCTGCGCCAGCGCGCCGAGTCGACCCTGGGTGGCGAACTGGTCGGTGCGGTGATCACCGTGCCGGCCTATTTCGACGATGCCCAGCGCCAGGCGACCAAGGACGCGGCCCGATTGGCCGGTCTGAACGTCCTGCGCCTGCTCAACGAGCCGACCGCCGCCGCCGTGGCTTATGGTCTGGATCAGCACGCCGAAGGCGTAGTGGCGATCTACGATCTGGGCGGCGGCACGTTCGATATTTCTATCCTGCGCCTGACCGGCGGCGTTTTCGAGGTCCTGGCTACGGGCGGCGATAGCGCCCTGGGTGGTGACGATTTCGATCACGCGATTGCCGGCTGGATCATCGAGCAGGCCGGGTTGTCGGTGGATCTCGATCCGGGGGCGCAACGCAGCCTGCTGCAGGCCGCTTGTGCCGCCAAGGAAGCGCTGACCGACGCTGTCGCGGTGGATGTCGCCTATGGCGACTGGCATGCGCAACTGACCCGGGAAGCCTTTGCCGATCTGATCGAGCCGATGATCGCCCGCAGTCTCAAGGCTTGCCGCCGTGCGGTGCGCGATTCGAATGTCGAGCTCGATGAAGTGCAGGCTGTGGTCATGGTCGGTGGCTCTACCCGTGTGCCGCGCGTACGCGAAGCGGTGGCCGAGATGTTCGGTCGTCAGCCGTTGACCGAGATCGATCCGGACCAGGTGGTTGCCATAGGTGCTGCGATCCAGGCCGATACCCTGGCTGGCAACAAGCGCGATGGTGGCGAATTGCTGCTGTTGGATGTGATTCCATTGTCCCTGGGGCTGGAAACCATGGGCGGCCTGATGGAAAAGGTGATTCCGCGCAACACCACCATTCCCGTCGCCCGTGCCCAGGAGTTCACCACCTACAAGGACGGTCAGTCGGCCATGGCGATTCACGTGCTGCAAGGCGAACGTGAGTTGATCAGTGACTGCCGCTCGTTGGCGCGCTTCGAATTGCGCGGTATCCCGGCGATGGTCGCAGGTGCGGCGAAAATCCGTGTGACCTTCCAGGTCGACGCCGATGGCCTGCTCAGTGTCTCCGCCCGCGAGCTGGGGTCGGGCGTCGAGGCGAGCATCCAGGTCAAGCCGTCCTACGGCCTGACCGACGGCGAAATTGCCCGGATGCTCAAGGACTCCTTCCAGTACGCCGGCGACGACAAGGTTGCCCGCGTGCTGCGTGAGCAGCAGGTCGATGCCCAGCGTCTGATCGAAGCGGTGCAGGGCGCTCTTGAGGCGGATGGCGAGCGTCTGCTCGACGCCGACGAGCGACTGGTCATCGAGCTGCAGGTGCAGGAACTGAGCGAACTGATAACAGGCACCGATGGCTATGCCATCGAGCAGCAGACCAAGCGTCTGTCGCAAGTGACCGATGCCTTTGCGGCCCGCCGCCTGGATTCCACGGTGAAAGCCGCCCTGGCCGGACGCAACCTGAACGAGATTGAGGAATAA
- the iscA gene encoding iron-sulfur cluster assembly protein IscA yields the protein MAISMTEAAARHVRRSLDGRGKGEGIRLGVRTTGCSGLAYVLEFVDEVVAEDQVFESHGEKVIIDPKSLTYLDGTELDFVKEGLNEGFKFNNPNVRGECGCGESFNV from the coding sequence ATGGCTATCAGCATGACAGAAGCGGCTGCTCGACACGTGCGGCGCTCCCTTGACGGGCGCGGCAAGGGTGAAGGCATTCGCCTGGGTGTTCGTACCACAGGCTGTTCCGGCCTTGCCTACGTGCTGGAGTTCGTTGACGAGGTGGTGGCGGAAGACCAGGTGTTCGAGAGTCACGGCGAGAAAGTGATCATCGATCCGAAAAGCCTGACCTACCTCGATGGCACCGAGCTGGATTTCGTCAAGGAAGGGTTGAACGAGGGCTTCAAGTTCAACAATCCCAACGTGCGCGGTGAGTGTGGCTGCGGCGAAAGCTTCAACGTCTGA
- a CDS encoding glycine zipper 2TM domain-containing protein — MNKSLLVGAVLGAVGVTAGGAVATYSMVKSGPEYAQVLAVEPVKTQVKTPREVCKDVAVTRQKPVQDEHRLAGTALGAVGGGLLGSLVGNGRGKTLATVVGAVGGGYAGNKVQEGMQERDTYTTTQTRCNTVNDISDKVVGYDVRYQLDGKEGRVRMDRDPGNQIPVDKEGRLILSQAQTQPGQ; from the coding sequence GTGAACAAATCGTTGCTGGTGGGTGCGGTTTTGGGTGCTGTCGGTGTCACCGCCGGAGGTGCTGTTGCGACCTACAGCATGGTGAAGAGCGGTCCTGAGTATGCGCAAGTGTTGGCGGTCGAGCCGGTGAAAACCCAGGTCAAGACGCCACGCGAAGTTTGCAAGGATGTGGCCGTGACCCGGCAGAAGCCGGTGCAGGATGAGCATCGTCTGGCCGGTACGGCGCTGGGCGCGGTCGGTGGTGGTCTGCTCGGCAGCCTGGTCGGTAACGGCCGTGGCAAGACCCTGGCGACGGTGGTCGGTGCCGTAGGTGGCGGTTATGCGGGGAACAAGGTGCAGGAGGGCATGCAGGAGCGTGACACCTACACCACGACCCAGACCCGCTGCAACACGGTCAACGATATCAGCGACAAGGTCGTGGGTTATGACGTGCGTTACCAGCTCGACGGCAAGGAAGGTCGGGTGCGTATGGATCGTGACCCGGGCAACCAGATTCCGGTGGACAAGGAAGGTCGTCTGATCCTCAGTCAGGCGCAGACCCAGCCAGGCCAGTAA
- the trmJ gene encoding tRNA (cytosine(32)/uridine(32)-2'-O)-methyltransferase TrmJ: MLQNIRIVLVNTSHPGNIGGAARAMKNMGLSRLVLVEPRSFPSSEADARASGATDILENAQVVATLEQALAGCTLVLGTSARDRSLPWPMLEPRECGVKVIEEAAKDVQIALVFGREDSGLTNDELQRCHYHVHIPSDPTFSSLNLGAAVQVLSYEVRMAWLALEGQSHKVEKGDAGEELVTMDELERFYEHLEQTLVAIEFLDPQKPRHLMARLRRLYGRSSVSRVEMNILRGILTETQKAARGELLKRKE, encoded by the coding sequence GTGCTGCAAAATATTCGTATCGTTCTGGTCAATACCAGTCATCCGGGCAATATCGGCGGGGCCGCGCGAGCCATGAAGAACATGGGGTTGTCGCGTCTGGTGCTGGTCGAGCCGCGCAGCTTTCCGTCCAGTGAAGCCGACGCACGGGCATCCGGTGCAACCGATATCCTTGAAAACGCCCAGGTCGTCGCCACCTTGGAGCAAGCCTTGGCCGGTTGCACTCTGGTGCTCGGTACCAGTGCCCGCGACCGCAGCCTGCCCTGGCCGATGCTGGAGCCGCGCGAGTGCGGGGTGAAGGTGATCGAGGAGGCGGCCAAGGACGTGCAGATCGCTCTGGTGTTCGGTCGTGAAGATTCCGGCCTGACCAATGACGAGTTGCAGCGATGTCATTATCACGTGCATATCCCGTCGGATCCCACGTTCAGCTCGCTGAATCTCGGGGCGGCGGTGCAGGTCTTGAGTTATGAGGTGCGCATGGCCTGGCTGGCGCTGGAAGGTCAGTCGCACAAGGTCGAGAAGGGTGATGCGGGCGAAGAGCTGGTCACCATGGATGAGCTGGAGCGCTTCTATGAGCATCTGGAGCAGACTCTGGTGGCCATCGAATTTCTCGATCCGCAGAAGCCCCGGCACCTGATGGCACGCCTGCGCCGGCTTTACGGACGCAGCTCGGTCAGTCGAGTGGAAATGAATATATTGCGTGGCATTCTCACGGAGACCCAGAAAGCGGCCCGTGGCGAACTCCTTAAGCGGAAGGAATGA
- the iscU gene encoding Fe-S cluster assembly scaffold IscU: MAYSEKVIDHYENPRNVGKMNAEDPDVGTGMVGAPACGDVMRLQIKVNEQGIIEDAKFKTYGCGSAIASSSLATEWMKGKTLDEAETIKNTQLAEELALPPVKIHCSVLAEDAIKAAVRDYKQKKGLV, encoded by the coding sequence ATGGCTTACAGTGAAAAGGTCATCGACCACTACGAAAACCCGCGTAACGTCGGCAAGATGAATGCCGAAGACCCGGATGTCGGCACCGGCATGGTCGGTGCTCCGGCGTGCGGCGACGTGATGCGTCTGCAGATCAAGGTCAACGAGCAGGGCATCATCGAAGACGCCAAGTTCAAGACCTATGGCTGCGGTTCGGCCATCGCTTCCAGCTCCCTGGCCACCGAGTGGATGAAGGGCAAGACGCTGGACGAAGCAGAAACCATCAAGAACACTCAGCTGGCTGAAGAGCTGGCCCTGCCGCCAGTGAAGATCCACTGCTCGGTACTCGCCGAAGACGCCATCAAGGCCGCCGTTCGCGACTACAAGCAGAAGAAAGGCCTGGTCTGA